From Vidua macroura isolate BioBank_ID:100142 chromosome 8, ASM2450914v1, whole genome shotgun sequence, one genomic window encodes:
- the ZNF488 gene encoding zinc finger protein 488, translating into MELTSLPKFLWTSDNKLLHHHFPDILATVHTTQDIPEEVVFGPCMLQNTLLDTVAFIALKCSDRRNIHYVFKVDVTSVHSPTGLPWMRLVQAAANSKEQNLEAYLENSQLYYRSTRKISKNEELLVWYDEELSSLLGFNEIKAQRPQNELRCQECDRVFKCEHSYLSHVRFLCVPEKSALLWRNFQNPKTEKSSLAEQTTNFHSLARDLEVKMAACKDDAHGLIGERRAKSEEAENNRSRKTVLLEKTNNLTEERNCGGKEEVGGEHALAGSFRKLSSGRQSARKDALEQKQSAFTEVRRVKEKLRNERLQEPEQEDGMVPLGKEQVPKEVAPLNSSGSAFSFVWPTRARGEQKSAFSKPSKCVAERAAVNSSHPMSESTKSLGELSGFIATADIMCCSSLLNSKFFVSDLCNAQMLQTSITRSNVFPYTSEPWLKQAGGQLQNITTTTSSSSSSSSSSSSSSLTLLPPTFTSFGVAAQNWCAKCNLSFRMTSDLVFHMRSHHKKEYSSSESQCKRRREEKLTCPICHEYFRERHHLSRHMTSHN; encoded by the exons ATGGAACTTACATCTTTGCCTAAATTCCTTTGGACAAGTGACAACAAGCTTCTGCATCACCATTTTCCAGACATACTGGCTACTGTTCATACCACACAAGACATCCCTGAAGAAGTTGTTTTTGGACCATGCATGCTCCAGAACACCCTTCTGGACACTGTAGCTTTCATTGCTCTCAAGTGTTCTGATAGACGGAACATCCACTATGTATTTAAG GTGGATGTTACATCTGTGCACAGTCCCACAGGACTGCCTTGGATGAGACTCGTACAAGCAGCTGCCAATAGCAAGGAGCAGAACTTGGAAGCTTACTTAGAAAACAGTCAGTTATACTATCGCTCCACCAGGAAAATCAGCAAAAATGAGGAACTGCTTGTCTGGTATGATGAGGAGCTTTCCAGCCTCTTGGGTTTCAATGAGATAAAAGCTCAGAGGCCCCAGAATG AGTTGAGATGCCAAGAATGTGACCGAGTCTTTAAATGTGAGCATTCCTATCTGTCCCATGTCCGCTTCCTCTGTGTCCCAGAGAAGAGCGCTCTGCTATGGAGAAACTTCCAGAACCCTAAAACTGAAAagagcagcctggctgagcagaCCACGAATTTCCACAGTCTGGCAAGGGACCTGGAAGTCAAAATGGCAGCTTGTAAAGATGATGCACATGGTCTTATTggagaaagaagagcaaaatcTGAAGAGGCTGAGAACaacaggagcaggaaaacaGTGCTGTTGGAGAAAACTAATAATTTGACTGAGGAACGTAACTGTGGGGGCAAGGAAGAGGTTGGGGGAGAGCATGCATTGGCTGGTTCTTTCAGGAAGCTTAGTTCAGGGAGGCAATCAGCTAGGAAGGATGCTTTAGAGCAGAAGCAGAGTGCTTTCACTGAGGTCAGGAGGGTGAAAGAGAAGCTGAGGAATGAGAGATtgcaggagccagagcaggagGATGGCATGGTCCCACTTGGTAAAGAGCAGGTGCCAAAGGAAGTGGCACCTCTGAACTCCTCTGGTAGTGCATTCTCCTTTGTTTGGCCCACCAGAGCTCGAGGAGAACAGAAGAGTGCTTTCAGCAAGCCCAGTAAGTGTGTAGCAGAAAGAGCTGCAGTAAATTCTTCTCATCCCATGAGTGAGTCAACAAAGAGCCTGGGGGAGCTGTCTGGCTTCATTGCCACCGCAGACATCATGTGCTGCAGCAGTCTTCTCAATTCCAAGTTCTTTGTCAGTGATTTGTGTAATGCTCAGATGCTGCAGACAAGCATCACTCGGAGCAATGTTTTCCCATATACCTCAGAACCCTGGCTCAAGCAAGCAGGAGGACAGTTACAAAAcatcaccaccaccacttcctcctcctcctcctcctcctcctcctcctcctcctcttccttgaCTCTTCTTCCCCCCACCTTCACATCCTTTGGAGTGGCTGCCCAGAACTGGTGTGCCAAATGCAACCTGTCCTTTCGCATGACATCTGATTTAGTCTTCCACATGCGGTCACATCACAAAAAAGAATACTCCTCAAGTGAATCCCAGTGCAAGAGGAGACGAGAGGAGAAGCTGACATGTCCCATTTGCCATGAGTACTTCCGAGAACGCCATCATTTATCCCGGCACATGACTTCTCATAATTAG
- the LOC128810868 gene encoding proline-rich protein 2-like: MLESSRREKRAGREEKGDCRRGCRGGAASPSASASPPGSPGSAPAARGTAPGAPRCRTEAGGGTTGVRHKSAKVTSVPSPALRPLPAPGQPGPGPGRSRPCGSAGAARGPPRRARPGPRWPRQRSAPRLRERSPAGGRTELLPLRRAPQGQRPRRDPRPAPPPPAHLGVPLQAPRGRGICGFGGPAAPRPSPRIPLRTSARGALTSAHLSSPHRRGRPAPQEPRRSPPPPHRPSTPAPSSPASAPRPEQTPGNAYRSSCPDPRRQPGGPLPRDPLPPRPRGPAALAEQKPSRSGCGLQRGEPEGGRDSPL, from the coding sequence ATGCTCGAGAGTTCTCGGCGAGAGAAGAGAGCcgggagggaggaaaagggcGACTGCCGGCGGGGCTGCCGAGGGGGAGCCGCCTCTCCCTCCGCCTCGGCATCGCCCCCCGGCAGCCCTGGGTCGGCACCGGCCGCTCGGGGCACTGCGCCCGGGGCCCCTCGCTGCCGCACCGAAGCGGGCGGCGGCACGACCGGGGTTAGGCACAAGTCAGCAAAGGTCACCTCCGTGCCCTCACCCGCTCTCCGGCCACTCCCGGCCCCGGGGCAGCCCGGCCCCGGTCCCGGCAGGTCCCGGCCGTgcggcagcgccggggcggCTCGGGGACCCCCGCGcagggcccggcccggcccgcgctGGCCGCGGCAGCGCAGCGCTCCGCGGCTCCGGGAGCGCAGCCCGGCGGGCGGACGGACGGAGCTGCTGCCGCTTCGCCGCGCTCCGCAGGGGCAGCGGCCGCGCCGAGAcccccgcccggcccctccGCCCCCCGCTCACCTGGGGGTCCCGCTGCAGGCTCCCCGCGGACGGGGGATCTGCGGCTTCGGGGGTCCCGCCGCGCCCCGTCCCTCTCCCAGGATCCCGCTACGGACAAGCGCCCGCGGAGCCCTCACCTCAGCTCACCTCAGCTCACCCCaccgccggggccgcccggcCCCCCAAGAGCCGCGCCGCAGCCCCCCGCCGCCGCACCGCCCCAGCACGCCGGCACCCTCCTCCCCCGCCTCGGCTCCCCGCCCAGAGCAGACCCCGGGAAACGCCTACCGCAGCTCCTGCCCCGACCCCCGCCGCCAGCCAGGCGGCCCCCTCCCCCGGGACCCGCTGCCACCCCGCCCGCGGGGGCCCGCAGCCCTCGCCGAGCAGAAGCCGTCCCGCAGCGGCTGCGGACTGCAGCGCGGGGAGCCAGAAGGTGGACGGGATTCCCCCTTGTAA